The following proteins are encoded in a genomic region of Neovison vison isolate M4711 chromosome 12, ASM_NN_V1, whole genome shotgun sequence:
- the LOC122891111 gene encoding poly(A) RNA polymerase, mitochondrial isoform X1, whose translation MAARGVGMLARLPLCAQRGQVLRPTHRLLSCPGPVAADLKREEQSSRNVETGSEDKIPKKKFSEVQKERREQAQRTVLIHCPSKISEKKFLKYLSQHGPISNHFFYESFGLYAVVEFCQKESITSLQNVTRTPSMDTEAAIPFKSRFFNVKMKNPSNQTSEQPCIRCSNHTPPSSKKLSELLCYAESIDDQLNTLLKEFQLTEEDIKLRYLTCSLIEDLAAAYFQDCTVRPFGSSVNSFGKLGCDLDMFLDLGEIGKFNTNKTSGNFLMEFQVKNVSSERIATQKILSVIGECLDHFGPGCVGVQKILNARCPLVRFSHQASGFQCDLTTNNGIALKSSELLYIYGALDSRVRALVFCIRCWARAHSLTSSIPGSWITNFSLTMMVIFFLQRRSPPILPTLDYLKTLAGAEDKCIIEGHNCTFVSDLNRIKPSGNTETLESLLKEFFEYFGNFAFNKNSINIRQGREQNKPESSPLHIQNPFETSLNISKNVNQSQLQKFVDLARESAWILSQEDKDRPSPSSNRPWGLATLLLPSVVNSVSLAKKKRKKPASERIKNLLESIKSSSPENDTNTNGKRTVSTQA comes from the exons ATGGCGGCTCGCGGCGTGGGGATGTTGGCACGTTTACCCCTCTgtgctcagagaggtcaagtcctACGTCCTACCCACAGGCTTCTCAGTTGCCCAGGGCCTGTGGCCGCAGACCTTAAGAGAGAAGAGCAGTCCTCGAGGAACGTGGAGACAG GCTCTGAAGACAAGATTCCCAAAAAGAAATTCTCTGAGGTGCAGAAAGAAAGACGAGAACAGGCACAGCGAACTGTTTTAATACATTGCCCGAGTAAAATCAGTGaaaaaaagtttctgaaataCTTATCTCAACATGGACCTATTAGTAATCATTTCTTCTATGAGAGCTTT GGTCTTTATGCTGTTGTGGAGTTTTGTCAAAAGGAAAGTATCACTTCACTACAGAATGTAACTCGCACTCCGAGTATGGACACAGAGGCTGCAATTCCATTCAAGTCACGTTTCTTCAATGTAAAGATGAAGAATCCATCAAACCAGACTTCAGAACAGCCCTGCATACGGTGCAGTAATCATACCCCTCCTTCAAGCAAGAAGCTTTCTGAATTACTTTGTTATGCAGAAAGT ATAGATGATCAGCTGAACACTCTCCTGAAGGAGTTCCAGCTAACGGAGGAGGACATTAAGCTCAGATACCTCACCTGTTCTCTTATTGAAGACCTAGCAGCTGCATATTTTCAGGACTGTACAGTGAGACCCTTTGGCTCTTCCGTGAACAGTTTTGGGAAATTAGGATGTGATTTGGACATGTTTTTGGATCTAGGTGAAATTGGAAAATTCAACACAAACAAG ACCTCTGGAAATTTTCTGATGGAATTTCAAGTGAAGAATGTTTCTTCAGAAAGGATTGCAACTCAGAAGATCCTGTCTGTGATAGGAGAATGCCTTGACCACTTTGGCCCTGGCTGTGTGGGTGtacaaaaaatcttaaatgcTCGGTGTCCTCTTGTGAGGTTCTCACACCAGGCCTCTGGATTTCAGTGTGATTTGACTACTAATAATGG gaTTGCCTTGAAAAGTTCTGAACTCCTTTATATTTATGGTGCTCTCGACTCAAGAGTGAGAGCCTTGGTGTTCTGTATTCGGTGTTGGGCTCGAGCACATTCATTAACGAGTAGCATTCCTGGTTCGTGGATTACAAATTTCTCTCTTACAATGATGGTCATCTTTTTTCTCCAGAGGAGATCACCCCCTATTCTTCCAACACTTGACTACCTAAAAACTCTAGCAG GTGCAGAAGATAAATGCATAATAGAAGGCCACAACTGTACGTTTGTTAGTGACTTGAATAGAATTAAACCTTCAGGAAACACAGAAACACTAG aatCACTACTGAAagaattttttgaatattttggcAATTTCGCTTTCAATAAAAATTCCATAAATATTCGAcag GGAAGGGAACAAAACAAACCTGAATCTTCTCCCCTGCATATTCAGAATCCTTTTGAAACTTCTCTCAACATCAgcaaaaatgtaaatcaaagccaGCTACAAAAATTTGTAGATCTGGCCAGAGAAAGTGCCTGGATTTTAAGTCAGGAAGATAAAGATCGCCCTTCCCCATCAAGTAATCGGCCCTGGGGGCTGGCAACACTGCTGCTTCCTTCGGTGGTAAATAGTGTTTCTCTTgccaagaagaaaaggaagaagcctgcaagtgaaagaattaaaaatttactGGAATCCATAAAAAGTAGCAGTCCAGAAAATGACACAAACACCAATGGGAAAAGAACAGTTAGTACCCAGGCATAG
- the LOC122891111 gene encoding poly(A) RNA polymerase, mitochondrial isoform X2 — protein sequence MAARGVGMLARLPLCAQRGQVLRPTHRLLSCPGPVAADLKREEQSSRNVETGSEDKIPKKKFSEVQKERREQAQRTVLIHCPSKISEKKFLKYLSQHGPISNHFFYESFGLYAVVEFCQKESITSLQNVTRTPSMDTEAAIPFKSRFFNVKMKNPSNQTSEQPCIRCSNHTPPSSKKLSELLCYAESIDDQLNTLLKEFQLTEEDIKLRYLTCSLIEDLAAAYFQDCTVRPFGSSVNSFGKLGCDLDMFLDLGEIGKFNTNKTSGNFLMEFQVKNVSSERIATQKILSVIGECLDHFGPGCVGVQKILNARCPLVRFSHQASGFQCDLTTNNGIALKSSELLYIYGALDSRVRALVFCIRCWARAHSLTSSIPGSWITNFSLTMMVIFFLQRRSPPILPTLDYLKTLAEDKCIIEGHNCTFVSDLNRIKPSGNTETLESLLKEFFEYFGNFAFNKNSINIRQGREQNKPESSPLHIQNPFETSLNISKNVNQSQLQKFVDLARESAWILSQEDKDRPSPSSNRPWGLATLLLPSVVNSVSLAKKKRKKPASERIKNLLESIKSSSPENDTNTNGKRTVSTQA from the exons ATGGCGGCTCGCGGCGTGGGGATGTTGGCACGTTTACCCCTCTgtgctcagagaggtcaagtcctACGTCCTACCCACAGGCTTCTCAGTTGCCCAGGGCCTGTGGCCGCAGACCTTAAGAGAGAAGAGCAGTCCTCGAGGAACGTGGAGACAG GCTCTGAAGACAAGATTCCCAAAAAGAAATTCTCTGAGGTGCAGAAAGAAAGACGAGAACAGGCACAGCGAACTGTTTTAATACATTGCCCGAGTAAAATCAGTGaaaaaaagtttctgaaataCTTATCTCAACATGGACCTATTAGTAATCATTTCTTCTATGAGAGCTTT GGTCTTTATGCTGTTGTGGAGTTTTGTCAAAAGGAAAGTATCACTTCACTACAGAATGTAACTCGCACTCCGAGTATGGACACAGAGGCTGCAATTCCATTCAAGTCACGTTTCTTCAATGTAAAGATGAAGAATCCATCAAACCAGACTTCAGAACAGCCCTGCATACGGTGCAGTAATCATACCCCTCCTTCAAGCAAGAAGCTTTCTGAATTACTTTGTTATGCAGAAAGT ATAGATGATCAGCTGAACACTCTCCTGAAGGAGTTCCAGCTAACGGAGGAGGACATTAAGCTCAGATACCTCACCTGTTCTCTTATTGAAGACCTAGCAGCTGCATATTTTCAGGACTGTACAGTGAGACCCTTTGGCTCTTCCGTGAACAGTTTTGGGAAATTAGGATGTGATTTGGACATGTTTTTGGATCTAGGTGAAATTGGAAAATTCAACACAAACAAG ACCTCTGGAAATTTTCTGATGGAATTTCAAGTGAAGAATGTTTCTTCAGAAAGGATTGCAACTCAGAAGATCCTGTCTGTGATAGGAGAATGCCTTGACCACTTTGGCCCTGGCTGTGTGGGTGtacaaaaaatcttaaatgcTCGGTGTCCTCTTGTGAGGTTCTCACACCAGGCCTCTGGATTTCAGTGTGATTTGACTACTAATAATGG gaTTGCCTTGAAAAGTTCTGAACTCCTTTATATTTATGGTGCTCTCGACTCAAGAGTGAGAGCCTTGGTGTTCTGTATTCGGTGTTGGGCTCGAGCACATTCATTAACGAGTAGCATTCCTGGTTCGTGGATTACAAATTTCTCTCTTACAATGATGGTCATCTTTTTTCTCCAGAGGAGATCACCCCCTATTCTTCCAACACTTGACTACCTAAAAACTCTAGCAG AAGATAAATGCATAATAGAAGGCCACAACTGTACGTTTGTTAGTGACTTGAATAGAATTAAACCTTCAGGAAACACAGAAACACTAG aatCACTACTGAAagaattttttgaatattttggcAATTTCGCTTTCAATAAAAATTCCATAAATATTCGAcag GGAAGGGAACAAAACAAACCTGAATCTTCTCCCCTGCATATTCAGAATCCTTTTGAAACTTCTCTCAACATCAgcaaaaatgtaaatcaaagccaGCTACAAAAATTTGTAGATCTGGCCAGAGAAAGTGCCTGGATTTTAAGTCAGGAAGATAAAGATCGCCCTTCCCCATCAAGTAATCGGCCCTGGGGGCTGGCAACACTGCTGCTTCCTTCGGTGGTAAATAGTGTTTCTCTTgccaagaagaaaaggaagaagcctgcaagtgaaagaattaaaaatttactGGAATCCATAAAAAGTAGCAGTCCAGAAAATGACACAAACACCAATGGGAAAAGAACAGTTAGTACCCAGGCATAG